The Pseudomonas fluorescens genome segment ACCGTCGCCAGAAACAGCACCGCACGAGTGCCGGGTTCGGTGATGCCGAAACCGAGGATCGTGCGGAAATTGGTGAAACCGTTGTTGCCGCCGAAACCGGTCTCGTTGCGGAAAAACAGCAGCATGCCGGCGAAGGTCAGGGCCTGGGTCATGATCGAGAAATACACGCCCTTGATCCGTGAACGGAACGCGAAGAAACCGAACACCAGCGCCAGCAACCCCGGCGCCAACACCACCAGGCACATCGCCCAGAGGAAGCTGCCGGTGCCGCTCCAGTACCACGGCAACTCGGTCCACGACAGGAAGGTCATGAACGCCGGCAGACCATCACCGGCGGCCTGACGCATCAGGTACATGCCCATCGCATAACCGCCGAGGGCGAAGAAGAGGCCGTGGCCCAACGACAGGAGACCTGCGTACCCCCAGACCAGATCCAGCGCCAGGGCGACGATGGCGTAGCAGAGAATCTTGCCGACCAGCGTCAGGGTGTAAGCGGAAACGTGCAGCGCATTGTCCGCCGGCAACAGCGACAGCAGCGGCAGGGCGATCAGCAAGGCGAGAACCACCGCGCCGACAGCGAGGGTGACTTTCGGGCCGGCCTTTTGTGTGGCCGTGACTAGTAGAGGCTGGTTCATCAGTCGATCACCCGTCCTTTCAGTGCGAAGAGGCCTTGCGGACGTTTCTGGATGAACAGAATGATCAGCGCGAGGATCAGGATCTTGCCGAGCACCGCACCGATCTGCGGTTCGAGAATCTTGTTGGCGATGCCCAGGCCGAACGCGGCGAACACGCTGCCGGCCAGTTG includes the following:
- the urtC gene encoding urea ABC transporter permease subunit UrtC, with protein sequence MNQPLLVTATQKAGPKVTLAVGAVVLALLIALPLLSLLPADNALHVSAYTLTLVGKILCYAIVALALDLVWGYAGLLSLGHGLFFALGGYAMGMYLMRQAAGDGLPAFMTFLSWTELPWYWSGTGSFLWAMCLVVLAPGLLALVFGFFAFRSRIKGVYFSIMTQALTFAGMLLFFRNETGFGGNNGFTNFRTILGFGITEPGTRAVLFLATVLLLVASLFIGWRLARSKFGRVLTALRDAENRLMFCGYDPRGFKLFVWVLSAVLCGLAGALYVPQVGIINPSEMSPTNSIEAAVWVALGGRGTLIGPLLGAGVVNGMKSWFTVAFPEYWLFFLGALFIVVTLYLPKGVIGLLKKRGES